CTTTTGTGCCGTATTCCAGTAGGAATTACTATAACATAGAACTGGATGTTACCGGGTGTAAGAGCAACGAAGAGATTATTCAAAAATTATCAATGGACGATAACATAGATTTTCGTAATAAGGATTTATATAGTCTTACTCTAAAGGGATTTATTCCAAAGAATTTTACACCTGATATAAAGTATCTAATGGAGCTTATAAAAAATAAATGTTTTTATGTAAGGATAAAGAACGAAACTTCTATTCAGTTTGATTATGAACAGTATCTTGAAGACCCCGGCATAAAGGGTGAGTTTGTCAGGATGCTTATGGATATGCAGGAAAACGAAGATTCACAAGATAGGAAAGAGATTTTGTACATGGCTATACAGATGGGGTTGCAGGCTATGGAAAACAGCAGGGTAGACTGACAGGGGGATATTTAACCGAATATGAAAATCGATCGACTCCATGTAAGGGGATTTGGCAAACTTCAGGATTTTAGTTGTGACTTTTCAGATGGTTTGAATGTTATTTATGGGGATAATGAGAGCGGTAAATCAACTCTTATGGCATATATAAAAGCCATGATGTATGGAGTAAAGGGTGGTAGAGCCGGGAAAAACGGAATGTTGCCTGAAAGTAAAAGGTATATGCCATGGAACAACAACCAGTACGGTGGGTACATGAACATTAAACTGGATAATGGTGAATTTTACCGCATTGACAGAGACTTTCTTGCTAACAAGATAAATTTGTATGATTCTTCTTTTAATGACATCTCAGCTAATTTTATTGACATAAGGGATATAAATAGCATTGGTGAAAAGCTGGTAGGACTTAATGAGAACCTTTTTGAAAGAACGGTGTTTATTAAGCAGATGGGAACAAGGATTGATACTTCAACGTCAAAAGACCTTGTTGACAGAATCTCAAATATCCAGCAGAGTGGGTTTGAGGATATATCGTACATAAAGGCACAAAATGCTCTTAAAGAGGCATTGAAGCGCCAGGTTGGAACTGATAGAAGTTATACAAGGCCTCTGGATATTATAAATCAACGTATAGCTGAATTACAGGAGAAAAAGGTTAACCTACTGAATGAAGAAAAAAGGCTTGAGGAATTAAGGGAAAAACAGCAGGATATATCTTTGAAAATTAATAAATTAAAGTTTAAGTATAGACTTCTGAGCCGAATAATTGATTATTGTAAACTTAAAGAAAAACTAAAATTCTTAAATGAAAAAAAAGAAGAAATACGCTTTCTTGAAGAATCCGTTCGCCAGGCCCAAGAAAACATTACTAAGCTTGAGGAGGATAAAAAGTCAGCAATACTCCATTTGAATGATAATCAGGTGGCCGGAGGCAAAAAGCTAAGAGGAACAGATGTATTTTTGACGATATGTGTTATCGCTACGTTGGCGGTCGGTTTAGCAGCATTTGTTTTTAACATTTTAAGTCCTTTATTTACTTTGATACCTTTTTTATCAACCTTTATCCTTTTTATTCTTAGAACAAGGACTATAAATAGGGAAGCGAAAGTGCTGCAAAAGGACAGAACAGATGAATTAAATCGTCAGCTTTCACATTTTGATGATAGAATAGCTCAAAATAAGACTCAGTATCAAAAGCTTACGGGCAGAATTGAAGGTCTTAAGGCTAACAATGGAGCGGAGAAGCCTGAAAATGTTGAAAGTGAGATATCAAGGTTATATATAGAGATTACAAAAGATATGCAAAAAATAGAGGACAACCTCACACACCATGAGAGCGAACTTATCGAGGACATTTCAAAGGATTCTTTTGAAAATCTGTTGGTAAAGGCCTTTGGTATTAATAAGAATGTTTTTTCAGAACTCCAAAGGTGGGAGACTGAATATAATACAGTTGCTCAGTCTGTTAAAAATACCAGTACAGACAGCATTTCTGATATTGAAAATGAAATTAGCCGGTTGAGCCGCCAGAAGAAAAGTCTGGACTCCAAGGGAGAGGCTCTGAATATTGCCATAAATACATTGGAGTCCGCAGCTGAGCAGGTTAGAAAAAAATATGTACCTTTAATGAATAAAGTATTGAATAACACTTTTTCTGGCCTTACATCACAAAAATATAACGATGTAAGAACAGGAGACAATCTCAAAATTATGCTGGATAACCCGGAGACAGAGACACTGGTTCCTGTTTCAATGCTCAGTGATGGGACAATTGATCAGATATATCTTGCACTGAGGGTTGCTATTTCAGAGACAGTACTTAAAAACCATGAGTGCATGCCCTTTATAATGGATGAGCCGTTTGCACAGTATGATGATGAAAGAACACTTAACGCACTTAAATATATTGGGGATATAAGCAAAAAACAACAGGTAATCATATTTACTTGTAAAAAGAGGGAAGTAGAACTTATCGGCAGTGAATTCCCTTGTAAAATCTGCTCATTGACATAGAGCCCATAAAAAAATATAGTATTTCTATAAGAATTGATTAAGAGGCAGTTATGAGGAAACATTTACTTATTTATTTATTTGCTATTACAGCAACATTTATATTAATCTTATCAGGATGTGGAAACAGGGAAATTCCTGTTACAAAAAATGAACAGTATCTAAGCGGTATAACCTCAGAAAATGCTGCTGTTATTAATGATGCTGTTGTTGATGTATTCACCCAGAATGACATTTTGAGTACAAGACTGACACAGGCTCTTTTTAACCAGATAGTAAAGGTCGTTTCTCAGGAAGGCTCATGGACTAAGATTATGATGCTGGATGGAACGACAGGGTGGGTCAAGAGTAAGTACGTCAGCAGGGATACCAGTTGTGTTACAGACGGTCGTATTAATAATAAAATAGTGGTAACAGCAAAAACGGTGTATGTTTACACAGGAACAGGAAATGACATAAAATATAAGCAGGTAGTTTTGGGAACGGAACTTTATTCAGTAAGTAAAACAAAAACTGGCTATGATGTGCTTTTGCCGGATAATAAAAAAGGTTGGGTTGAGGATGGCGGAGTAATAGCAGTACCTTCTACACAGAACAGCATACCGAAAACTTCAGCTGAAGGGTTTATTCAAACTGTCAGAAAATTTGAAGGGACCATATACATTATTGGCGGTGTCAGCAGATGGGGTATTGACTCGCCGGGCCTATGCTATGTCAGCAGCAGAATTAACGGAGTGGATATACCCCGTAATGTCAAGGAGATAGCAAAGACGGGAACAAGTATTACATTAGATGAAATAAAACCCGGAGACCTTCTGATGTTTAGTACAGACAATGTAAAAAAGGATGTCTCTGATGTAGGTGTTTATACAGGAAACAACGAATTTATACATTCAAGTCCTTCCAGAGGAGTTGTAACCGACTCCTTGGAGGACAGTTACTACAAAAACCGAATAGTTGGTATCAGAAGGATTTTTTAATAGATTCAGCCCGTTACAAGTTTGCCTAGTAAAGCAGCTATGTCATGGGCTGAATGTGGTTTTCCCAGTTCTTTTGAGTTTTCCCTCATTATTTTAAGTGTAGAAGGATCATTAGTTACTTGAGACAAAATATTTACAAGGTTATTAAAATTATCGATTTTATTGGCTACCCCGCTTCTTATTAAAAAGCTTGCATTACCCTCTTCCTGTCCGGGTATAGGTGATATTATAAAAATAGGTAATCCTTTTACCAAAGCTTCGGACACAGTCATTCCACCCGGCTTTGTTATTAAAAGGTCAGAAATATCCATGAGCTCATTAACCTTATCTGTATAGCTAAAAACCAGTACCTTTTTACTGCTTTGTGAAGCGTATTCTTCAAGCTGGAATTTAAGCTTCTGATTGGTACCCGTAACTGCAATTATTTGAATATCAACATCACAGTTTAACAATGAGGCCATAGTTTTTTCGATATTTCCGAATCCCATTCCACCGCCCATTACCAGAACCGTAAATTTATCTTCCAAGCCATATTTTACAAGCAGACCATTCTTATCCGTGGGAGTCAAAAATTTAGGAGAAACAGGAATACCATAAGGAAAAATAATATTATCCGGTATTCCTCTGCTTATCATCTCGGATTTCATATTATCATTAGCCACAATAAATGCATCCATGCCGCTATCCAGCCATAATGAATGAACCACATAGTCTGTGAGTATTGCCATTGTAGGTATATTCAGTTTGTTTTTTCTTTTTAAAGATGACAGCATTTGCATGGGAAAAGGATGAGTACATACTATAGCAGACGGCTTATACTCATTTATAAGGGATCTTAGCTTATATGACAGAAGCTTGTTTACCGCTTTACTCATATCATATATACCTGTTCCTGTCCCAGAGGCAGTATAAATCATGCTGTATAACTTGGGACTTCGTTTAAGAGCTCCTAAGTAACTGCTTACAACAATTTTATCTACTACCGGATTAATATATTTCAATGCATCAAGAACATCAACTTTCCAGTCGGGAGACTGTCTCTCAATTGACTCCTTCAGCGCCTCGGCGGCCTTCATATGACCAGTTCCTACGGAGACATACAGTATCAATACCCTCATAAAACACTCCAGTTCATTTATCTGTTTCATTTATCAGAATCAATTACATTTTTGACAGGTTGCAGGTTATTAATACATGTTTTTTATAAAGAAATAACATATTTGAGCAGACAACGAATATTTTTGAGAAATTAACCAAAAATAACTTTGTATGAAATTTGCGAGATAATCGGAAGGAGGTACAAGTTTGAGAAAATATAAAATAATTGCTTTATTTTTACTAATAGTATTCAGTCTTACAATTGTTGATGAAGGGAAAATGTATTTAACAAGCTCTGCACCCTCCCTGAAAATTGGGGATAATGGTGAAAAAGTTAAGGATATGCAACAGGAGCTAAAGAACTGGGGCTACTTTGACGGACAAGTTAACGGAAGATTCGGGTATGATACATTGAGATCTGTTCTCAACTACCAGAGGCAGTATGGCCTGAAGGCCAATGGGATAGCGGACAGAGCCACTCTCCTTACAATGGGTCTTGCAGAGCTTATTGAGTCAGGTACTGTAAATGCTGCTGCAAAATCGAACATATCAACCGAACAGCTCCTTGCCAGAGCAATAAACGGTGAAGCCAGAGGTGAGCCTTTTGAA
This region of Clostridium sp. BNL1100 genomic DNA includes:
- a CDS encoding AAA family ATPase; this translates as MKIDRLHVRGFGKLQDFSCDFSDGLNVIYGDNESGKSTLMAYIKAMMYGVKGGRAGKNGMLPESKRYMPWNNNQYGGYMNIKLDNGEFYRIDRDFLANKINLYDSSFNDISANFIDIRDINSIGEKLVGLNENLFERTVFIKQMGTRIDTSTSKDLVDRISNIQQSGFEDISYIKAQNALKEALKRQVGTDRSYTRPLDIINQRIAELQEKKVNLLNEEKRLEELREKQQDISLKINKLKFKYRLLSRIIDYCKLKEKLKFLNEKKEEIRFLEESVRQAQENITKLEEDKKSAILHLNDNQVAGGKKLRGTDVFLTICVIATLAVGLAAFVFNILSPLFTLIPFLSTFILFILRTRTINREAKVLQKDRTDELNRQLSHFDDRIAQNKTQYQKLTGRIEGLKANNGAEKPENVESEISRLYIEITKDMQKIEDNLTHHESELIEDISKDSFENLLVKAFGINKNVFSELQRWETEYNTVAQSVKNTSTDSISDIENEISRLSRQKKSLDSKGEALNIAINTLESAAEQVRKKYVPLMNKVLNNTFSGLTSQKYNDVRTGDNLKIMLDNPETETLVPVSMLSDGTIDQIYLALRVAISETVLKNHECMPFIMDEPFAQYDDERTLNALKYIGDISKKQQVIIFTCKKREVELIGSEFPCKICSLT
- a CDS encoding SH3 domain-containing C40 family peptidase, with translation MRKHLLIYLFAITATFILILSGCGNREIPVTKNEQYLSGITSENAAVINDAVVDVFTQNDILSTRLTQALFNQIVKVVSQEGSWTKIMMLDGTTGWVKSKYVSRDTSCVTDGRINNKIVVTAKTVYVYTGTGNDIKYKQVVLGTELYSVSKTKTGYDVLLPDNKKGWVEDGGVIAVPSTQNSIPKTSAEGFIQTVRKFEGTIYIIGGVSRWGIDSPGLCYVSSRINGVDIPRNVKEIAKTGTSITLDEIKPGDLLMFSTDNVKKDVSDVGVYTGNNEFIHSSPSRGVVTDSLEDSYYKNRIVGIRRIF
- a CDS encoding glycosyltransferase → MRVLILYVSVGTGHMKAAEALKESIERQSPDWKVDVLDALKYINPVVDKIVVSSYLGALKRSPKLYSMIYTASGTGTGIYDMSKAVNKLLSYKLRSLINEYKPSAIVCTHPFPMQMLSSLKRKNKLNIPTMAILTDYVVHSLWLDSGMDAFIVANDNMKSEMISRGIPDNIIFPYGIPVSPKFLTPTDKNGLLVKYGLEDKFTVLVMGGGMGFGNIEKTMASLLNCDVDIQIIAVTGTNQKLKFQLEEYASQSSKKVLVFSYTDKVNELMDISDLLITKPGGMTVSEALVKGLPIFIISPIPGQEEGNASFLIRSGVANKIDNFNNLVNILSQVTNDPSTLKIMRENSKELGKPHSAHDIAALLGKLVTG
- the sleB gene encoding spore cortex-lytic enzyme, yielding MRKYKIIALFLLIVFSLTIVDEGKMYLTSSAPSLKIGDNGEKVKDMQQELKNWGYFDGQVNGRFGYDTLRSVLNYQRQYGLKANGIADRATLLTMGLAELIESGTVNAAAKSNISTEQLLARAINGEARGEPFEGQVAVGAVILNRVNNSKFPKTVAGVIYQPGAFTAVSDGQINVPINPKSTVVKAARDALAGWDPTDGCLYYWNPATATSKWIWSRKVRYKVGKHWFGI